A single genomic interval of Hafnia alvei harbors:
- a CDS encoding DUF2235 domain-containing protein, with product MSEINKSAAWAPPLFPLAGRLPITKLQVEDNYLKQKKEEKKYLLECNKSSDKKNGFSCRHSLHISLFFDGTGNNDENDSKANPVHPTNIAKLYHASIQTGAEDGYQSYYIPGVGTPFPKIGELDYSGSGLAFASGGEDRINWALLRIIDALTFAATKQRFDDSIAKQKIADMRAHWPLTGEVNRRNVLNNLLESLRSEINTATPKILEIKLFVYGFSRGAAEARTFVNWLSEMFTTPKGAELPEQTILGLPLSIEFLGILDTVPSVGIAHVAPFAAGHMGWADGTQQLPDEKKYPEYVKCCQHFVAAHEQRLSFPLDTIRRPNGTYPSYAKEVIYPGMHSDIGGGYPKGDQGKALGGDGELLSQIILQDMYAAAFDAGAPLSVPAKLIPEGIKSKSPSFAMSSDSLTEFHVSPILVERFNAWRETILAGKEETQQSGETKTVLGYEPHLLSHSLETKIAEQMGWITAWRIGRYARGSYQVQGFYTNATQWDDEKQKAAKNKYTADVNGIKNDREMARKYPDNPEYQGDKDKQGIPSFEPTLDKQQLREAAREFEHDYYDWNREQNSVAQVILDTIPKYAIYLINSDDVQVEYNEMKAAGNSLYSKLFIDRLGSVTKDPQMALVCALYDEQIHDSRAWFMHYELDSREMWAGYFRYRMIYSGSEGNKDLSLIAVAGKVVGTATLVGGVIYTVKQKNVQNVLGGVAGTIGVMSAEYKIVDLATGLDVPLLPNAMELLAPTKDIGALASSQKRQAIGAQHNQRMDYLSSYLGIDEPSDVTKVA from the coding sequence ATGTCCGAGATAAATAAAAGTGCAGCGTGGGCTCCACCATTATTTCCGCTTGCTGGGCGGCTACCTATAACTAAACTTCAGGTTGAAGATAATTATCTTAAGCAAAAAAAAGAAGAGAAAAAATATTTGCTTGAGTGCAATAAGTCATCAGATAAAAAAAATGGATTTTCCTGTAGGCATAGTTTGCATATCAGTCTGTTTTTTGATGGCACAGGAAATAATGACGAAAATGATTCAAAAGCTAATCCAGTGCACCCGACTAATATTGCTAAGTTGTATCATGCGTCAATACAAACTGGTGCTGAAGATGGCTACCAGTCATATTATATTCCTGGTGTAGGCACACCTTTTCCAAAAATAGGTGAACTAGATTATTCTGGTTCAGGGTTAGCATTTGCATCAGGTGGGGAAGATAGAATCAATTGGGCTCTATTGAGAATCATTGATGCCCTCACATTTGCAGCTACTAAGCAAAGATTCGATGACTCCATCGCTAAGCAAAAAATTGCTGATATGCGCGCCCATTGGCCACTCACTGGAGAGGTGAATCGCCGCAACGTGCTTAATAATTTGTTAGAGTCACTTCGAAGTGAAATTAATACAGCAACCCCTAAAATATTGGAGATTAAGCTTTTCGTTTATGGTTTTTCTCGCGGGGCGGCGGAAGCACGCACCTTTGTAAATTGGCTAAGCGAGATGTTTACAACTCCGAAGGGCGCTGAACTGCCGGAGCAAACTATTTTAGGATTGCCGCTTAGCATCGAGTTTCTCGGTATTTTGGATACCGTACCCTCAGTGGGTATTGCACACGTTGCGCCTTTTGCCGCTGGGCATATGGGCTGGGCGGATGGTACTCAGCAACTGCCTGATGAAAAAAAATATCCTGAGTATGTGAAATGCTGCCAACACTTTGTGGCCGCCCATGAACAGCGCTTAAGCTTCCCCCTCGATACTATTCGCAGGCCAAATGGCACATACCCGAGCTATGCAAAAGAGGTTATATACCCGGGTATGCACTCGGATATCGGCGGTGGGTATCCTAAAGGAGATCAAGGCAAAGCACTTGGCGGAGATGGCGAATTACTATCGCAAATTATATTGCAAGATATGTATGCGGCCGCTTTTGATGCAGGTGCTCCGTTGTCAGTCCCAGCAAAGCTTATCCCAGAGGGGATTAAGTCTAAGTCGCCGTCGTTCGCAATGTCATCTGACTCACTTACTGAGTTTCATGTATCTCCAATATTAGTTGAGCGGTTCAATGCATGGCGTGAAACTATCCTCGCTGGAAAAGAAGAAACGCAGCAGAGTGGTGAAACCAAAACTGTATTGGGCTATGAGCCTCATCTATTAAGCCATTCGCTTGAAACCAAGATTGCGGAGCAGATGGGGTGGATCACCGCGTGGCGTATTGGGCGTTATGCACGCGGTAGCTATCAGGTGCAGGGCTTTTATACAAATGCCACGCAGTGGGATGATGAGAAGCAGAAAGCCGCAAAGAACAAGTATACAGCTGATGTCAATGGTATTAAAAACGACCGAGAAATGGCCAGAAAATATCCAGATAACCCTGAGTATCAGGGTGATAAAGATAAGCAAGGTATTCCAAGTTTTGAACCCACTCTGGATAAACAGCAGCTACGCGAAGCCGCCCGTGAGTTTGAACACGATTATTACGATTGGAATCGTGAGCAAAATAGCGTGGCACAGGTGATCCTCGATACGATCCCAAAATATGCCATATACCTCATTAATAGCGATGATGTGCAAGTTGAATACAACGAGATGAAAGCGGCTGGTAACAGCCTGTATTCCAAACTGTTTATCGATCGACTGGGAAGCGTGACTAAAGATCCGCAAATGGCCTTGGTTTGTGCGCTATATGATGAGCAAATTCACGACTCACGCGCGTGGTTTATGCACTATGAATTAGATTCACGTGAAATGTGGGCAGGCTATTTTCGCTATCGCATGATCTACAGCGGTAGTGAAGGTAATAAAGATCTGTCGCTGATAGCCGTTGCAGGCAAAGTTGTTGGTACGGCAACGTTGGTCGGTGGCGTGATTTATACGGTGAAGCAGAAAAACGTACAGAACGTGCTCGGTGGCGTGGCGGGAACCATCGGTGTGATGTCGGCAGAGTATAAAATTGTCGATTTAGCAACCGGATTGGATGTGCCACTGCTCCCGAATGCGATGGAACTGCTTGCGCCGACCAAAGATATTGGTGCACTTGCCAGCAGCCAAAAACGACAGGCGATAGGCGCTCAGCACAATCAGAGAATGGATTATCTGAGCAGCTACCTCGGCATTGATGAACCCAGTGATGTGACTAAAGTGGCATAG
- a CDS encoding PAAR domain-containing protein: MKKVIRVGDTLKEYGGKVTGGSYNAFGKPISCVGDSAVCNKHGATRIAQGASGSTINGKAVALDGHRCECGCTLVSSLAQMDIAP, from the coding sequence ATGAAAAAGGTGATTCGTGTGGGTGACACCTTGAAAGAATATGGTGGCAAAGTGACGGGCGGCAGTTATAACGCCTTTGGCAAGCCGATATCCTGCGTGGGTGACAGCGCAGTATGTAATAAACATGGCGCAACCCGCATTGCTCAAGGCGCATCGGGCAGCACGATTAATGGAAAGGCCGTAGCGTTGGACGGCCACCGTTGCGAATGTGGTTGTACGCTGGTTAGCTCGTTGGCTCAGATGGATATTGCACCATGA